The Deltaproteobacteria bacterium DNA segment CGCCTATGACAGTTTTCTGGCCACGCCGCCTCAATTCATCGGAGAGCTTATATACCCACGGTATCTGCGGAGTAAGGGAAGAAAACATGAACAGGTTGGCGCTAAGCCTGTCTGCGGACACATCCTCTCTGTTTGCGTCGATAAGCTCTATATCTGCGGAAGGGTCTATGCTTGAGATAAAAGAAGCGAGGTACTCAAGTATTGGCGGGGCCATCTGCAGATTGTCGCTTTTTTCGCCCCTCTTGCCAAACGGCGGGCTGATGATGGTTATTTTCATATCACAAAAGCGGCGCGTGCAGCCCCTTCATCATGGCAAGGCCGCCAAAGGCCACGAACATGACGATGTAGCCAAGAATAGCCACCCAGGCCATGCGCTGCCCTCTCCAGCCGTGAATGGCCCTTAAATGAAGATATATGGCGTATATGAACCACGACACAAGCGTCCATGTTTCCATCCTGTCCCAGCCCCAATACCTTCCCCAGAGCCCGTAAGCCCAAAGGGCGCCGGCCCCCATCTCGAAAGTAAGGCCGATAAAACCGAAACAGATTATCCTGAAGGTGAGGTCGTCGAGCGTTTTCTCATCGGGCAAGCGCCTTGTCCATGCCATTTTGCCGCTGGCCTTCAAAAGCTGCAGTATCGCGCTGCCAGCTGAGACGGTAAAGGCGCTATAGGCTATCCACGCGAAGAACACATGCAGCCACAGCCAATTGCCCTTATAAGGCGGCGGCAGCGGCTCTGTCGCCGTGCCATGGCTCATGAGACCGTAGCCGAGCACGAGCAATATCACTGGCGCAACAACCACGCCCATCACCCTGACAGATGGAAGCCTCCATGCGAACAAGACCATTATCAACGCTATAAACCAGCTCGAAAACAACGCATGCTCGTAGGTCCAGAGCACCGGCGCATGCCCCGACTCAACCCAGCGTATAGCTATCGTCAGGGTATGCAAAACAAGCGCACCTACGCTCGCAAGCCAAGAGTGAGCATAATACTTATCTTTTCTGAAAACAAGTGCCGCGAGCGCGAGAACAAAGCTCACGGTATATCCCGTAACACCTGCCCAGAGACATATGCCTTCCAGGATTCTCAACATAGATACTTATTTTGCATTATAACAAGATATAAGCAAAATTAACAGAGCCCCCCAACAGAGCGATTCGAAGCAAAAAAACAAGACCTCCAAGACAAACCTGGCATCAATTACGTTCCGGCCTGAATATCCCGGGACCGTACCGTATGACCAAAGCGCTCATTACAAGAACCCACATGCTAAAAACACTCCAATAAGTAGTGTCGGACGTGATCCTGACGATGGCTATCTGCTTTAAATCCGCGAACTCGAGAGTCAAATTGCCTATCCTGGCCTTCTCACCAGGTTTCAACACGCCGCGCCATGCTTCCTTAAATGGCTCACGCCCGTCAACTATCCTCAACCCGAACGCCGGATTGTTCATGCCAAGCGACTTAGTTCCATAAGTATACTGACCGCGCTCCTCCAGGTCGGGAAAGAACCTGGCCTGCATGTACAAACCGCTCCCCGGCATATCTATCGGCGATTCCGCCATAAAATCCTCCGATATCTTGATATATTGCTCAAAAAGCACCTTGCCGTCCTTATCTCTGACCTTGAAAAGCGGCGTCACACCGCCTCCTATAAGCATAAACTGGTACCCTTCCATGCCTGCCGGCCTGTTTACTCCGATAACACGGGATAAAGAGAAGTGTTCGCCGTCCTTCACGAAATTCACATGCAACATGGCATCGCGCTCACTGGCGATGTTCCCCTCATCGTACTTGGTCTTTAACCACTCCATCCTTAAATTTATCGCTGGAACTGCGCGAGCCAAAGGGCTCGGCGCAACCGTGACAAAAGTGGAACCCTGCGCATCAACATCCACATCCTGCGGAAGTAATGCCATCGCATCGAATTGCGTCAACTCCGCAATCGAGAACACGGCTACTATAACCATCATGGAAATATGAAATACGATGGAACTCCAGAACGTCAGACCCTTTTTCTCTTCAGATCTGAACACCCGCCTGAACGTGCAAAACCCGACGCTTACAAAGATAAAAGCAGGTATAAAGAAAAAGAGCGTGGTCCAGATATTGTAGACCTTGGACAGTACGAGCAACGCCGTCGCGCCTACCAGCAAAAAGATAGCAAATCCTCTAGAAGCCAAAAACTCCAGCATATCCCTCTTCGCGGGCATCACTCATACTGCCATACTGCCGGCAGAAACCACTACAAATCACCAATCTTTTCTATTGCCCTTTTCAGTGGTATCGGAAAGGGACACTACACCGTCGACAAGCCACTTGCCGTCTTTCCTGACAAGATCGTACTTCATTTCATATGTTACGGTTTTTAACGGCAAAATCTCGGCGCGCGTCTTGACATCTACCCACCTGTATGCCCAATTCTCGGCAGTAAGAACTTCTGCATTATCCCCGATAATACTTGCACCCTTATATTCCAGACGAGTTATATCGGCAAGCATCCTCTGGCCGCCCTCGCGAAAAGATCTTATTATAATATCTATCTTATTTACCCTTATTTCCGTTGCCGCGCTTTTCAACAAGGTATAATTATCTTCACCGTACGCTCGCACAAGCCCATGGTTATACAACAAAACGGCCTTTTTAACCGACTCTTGTTCCGCATCTCGAGAAGAACACGCCGGCAATACACACACCATGGCAAAACAAAGAACAAAAAACACGGCAGGAACAGTGCGTATCCTGCCTCTTCTGCCATTAGTAAACAAAACTGAAAGGAAAGTTGGCATTATTTCTCTATTACGTAAAGGACGGACTCTGGATAGGGACTGCTGGCAAGAGCCTTTCTTCCTTTGCCATCGAGGCCGACGACATATATATCGCCCTGCATACGCCTCAAGAACTCCGGCTTTTTAAATTCTTCCTTGTCCGGGGCTGTCATTCGCACATAAAAAACCTTCCCATCCGTTGATATCTTCTCGAATAATTCGTCGTCCTTGGAAGCAGCTAAGGCCTTCAAGTTCTTTCCATCGGCATCTATAACATAAATATCGCGCTGTCTCGGCTCCACAGTGCGGGAAAATATCACCTTATTACCTGGGGCAAACTTCACAAAATACTCGTCTTTGTCCGTGGCCGCGAGAGTGGCCATCTCCGTGCCATCGGGCTTGATAGAATACAGGTCCCACTGCTTACCGCCTGATATACGGATGAATATAACCCTTTCATCTGCGCCAAAGGCCATATAACGCTCGAATTCTTTTGTTCTGGCAAGCGGCGTTCTCACTCCATATTTCGTAACGGCATAGAGGTCCGCGTTCGTACCCAATACATCAGTCCCTATTATAAACCTGCCGTCAGCGGTCTCAGCCTCAAAACGACCCACGCCAATGCCTTCGGTAAGCCTGTATTCGCGGCCCGATGAAGCTTCATGCAGATACAGGTCTATAGTGCCTTTGCCGTCATCGACCTGGAAAATAATATCCGCCGCTTTTGTGTACGCAGAAAATCTCTTGGAGCCTTTTATCTCCGTGCCTATCTCCACATTACGAAACGGCTTTGTCTTAAGGTCTACGGCATGGAGCCTGTAAGACAGTTCGCCGTCCTTCTCCTTTACAATCTCGCCATAAATAAAGACATCGTCTCTTTCAAGCTCTACCCTGAACTCTTCGCCTGGGCCGTTGGCAACGACCGTCTTCCCTGTGCCCTCGATATTGACTATATAAAGGTCACCGTTATCTCCGCGAGGCAAGGGATAAGAAGAATACAGCACCCTATTATCACGCGTCAGACCTTCGAAAAAATTATTTGTCTTGCCGCCGTCGTCATTCATCGCCTTCTCATCAGTGCCGTCGAGTTTTTTCGAGTACAGCTTCTGCCTGTATATGCCGTCCGTATTCTTGCCTTTATAAAATACAACCCTGCCGTCATCCGTAATAACATCGAGCGTATCGAACAGAGGACTATTACTAAGAACTATTCGCCCGGAGCCGTCCTTGCCGATTATAACAAGGTCTGCCTGGTCGCCGCTGTACAAATCGTAAATCACCCTGCCATCGGGCAACAACTTACGCACATCCTCTTTCTGACCTGTGACAGCCAATGGAACAGACTTGCCATCACTGAGTCGAAATGCAAAAATATCCTGATTTATATTACGGCCGTCTGTGATTCTATCAGAAATGGAATAGATTACCACGCCATCGGCTGTATACCCGTGGAAATGCACGTTGCTTTTAGGGTCTGTGGAAATGGCCTTACGGCCTGTGGCGTTGACATCGACATAGTAAAGGTCGGACTGTCCATAGCCCGATAATTCCATATATATTATGCCTATAGCTTCGGAAGATATTACGTCGAGAGGTAGAAAAACACAGAAAAAAAGAACGACTATGAAAGAATACTTAGATACTCGCATTATCTTACGGATCGTAATTAACAGGCGTGTAAGTATATGTATAGCCATTGTTGTTTGCAGCAGCACCATGGTTTTGAGTGCACAAGGTATAGTTCGTATAACCGGCTATGACACCTGTATTGGCGATTGTCCAGCAAGCCGGTGCCGCAGCCGTCCCGTTCCAGCCAGTCCATGCTGCCCCATTAATCAATCTACTTCCACGCGATGATACGCCAAAAGCAACCGGCTCGTTGCTGCCGTGTATGCCGCCAAACCTGCCGCCGCCGTGGCAATTCATGCATCCTATTGCAGGCATCGGGGCAGTAGGCAGCTTGGCAGCAGCATATACATCAAGCCGAGTATTATCCGGCGGATGTATGACGTGACTTGGCAACCCTGGGCCCGCTCCACCAGTGGAACCGTAAACAGCCTGCAAATGGCAATTATAACAGAGCCATGTTGAAACACCTCCTGCTTCATTACCTCTTAGAAGATACGCGTTCGCGGAACCGTGCGGCCCTCTCGGATCAGTCTGCACATCGCTTGCATGACAATCAGTGCACGTTATATAACTATCCAGATATATTCCACGCGCGTTATTGAACGCTGTATCGAATGTGGCATTTAGAGCCCCGGGCCTGTTCTGGCCACGATTGAACACCGGATGGTAGCCTAAGTTTCTCGGATTAAAGTCCCTTGTTACCTCGGTCTGCGGATAAGTACCGCTTCCGGTAGTAACAGTGGCCGCCGGGCCAGCAGCGCCAAACGCAAAGTACGAATGGCACTTGAGACAGAGATACGCCTCATACATGTCAGTGCCGCTCACACTGTCGAAAGAAACCTTTGAATAGCTCGTGACCCACCCGGTTGTCGGATAAGGATACCCGGCAGCCGCAGGTGCAGGCCAGTTTGCGGCGAAGAACCCGGCGCCGAGGCTCGCGTAAACACCGACATGAGTGGCCGGCTTTGCGCCCCAAGAGCCAAGCAGCGGCCCCCTTATCCTTATCATTTCGGCACTGCGCTGGGCTTTCGTATAATTAGTCCTATCGGCATTAATGCCAGCCGGCGAAGTAACGGTTATTGCCTGCGCAACGTGCGGGTTATGACAGTCAACGCACTCGGAATGCCTCGTTCCTGCGGCAATACTGTTCCACTGCACACCGGCTATCTGCCCGGTAGTTGTAACATCATTATATTCGCTCGTACGGTGTCTGCCAACCAGGGTGAGATCATCTATTGGATGTCCGCTGAGCTTTGGAAGCTGCGTTGCGATATCAGGGGTAGCCGTGGTGCCGCCTGTTCCAGCGGACCTGTGGCAGTTAAGACAAAGGGCCTCTTCCCACGCAACAAGCATCCTCGGTATCAAATAATTCGTTGTTATATCCGGGCGGGCAGCGGCAACCGTCTGGTTCGCCGAAGCGATAGTGGTTGTATCGTATGTCGTCGCAGCCACACCGTCGCCCTGCATGCCATGAGGAGTATGACAGTTTACGCAATCCCCGGCATTTAAGCCAAGGGCATTGCGGTTAAAGTTCCTCGGGAATGTGGTTATATTGCCGCTTAACGCGGCATTGGCGCCGGGCCACTTCATATTGCCGCTTGTTACGTGCGCGGACGCGTCATACTTTGTCTTGCCCTGATATACACGCCAGTACCCCCAGCCTGTCTTTGCGGGATCCGGCGGCATGCCAAGGCTCATGGTCTCATGGCAATAATAGCAATATTCCCTGGTACCTGGCGCAAAAAGGGAATACATGTCAGGCGTTGTCGTTGTATCGGTAGTAGGGGCGCTGGCATTGGTTGGTTTCTGCTCCGAACCGCCAAAGGACATGTGCAAATCATGACAATGGCTACACTCACCTGCTTGATATTTACCGCCATCGGCAGCATCGCTATAATAGCCGTACTCGCCGCCAAACGTCCTGTCAACACCGCAAGGGGCCGCAGGGCACCATACTCCAGCGTCAACGGCAGTGCTGCCGCCGTGTTTGGTATTCGGGTATGCGCCGCCTGTTGCCTCGGCGCTAGAAGCAAAATAAAAATACGCCACAACGCCGACAATAATACATAGCGCTATGCCTATTAGGAATCCAAAGGTTTTTTTATTGTGACCTAGCATAATAGGATTAATTATTCTTAATCGTTAGATTAAATTATGACAAATATCACAAAAATAGTCAAGTGCTATGGTGAGGCTACTCGATTTTTTTTAATACTCGCACGACTACAGCAAAACAGCCTTCCGTAAAGATAACAGGACACTGGCACTCCTGAATCTGTTGACCATAGTTATGCGCGCCATTTGGGGCGCACAGACCGCTACTTGATATCTGCCTTATAGATATTTACGTTGCCGGCCTTGTCAGACGATTTGACCGTTAGCGTATACGTGCGCACTCCGTCCGCGTCCTTCTTGTTGGCCTTGAAGCGCAGCCTAAGCGGCAGCGAGAACGTTCCGTCTCCAGAGAGCGTCAACACCCCGGAGGACGTATATTGCCCGTACTCGTCCTCGAGCGTATACTCGACCTTTGACAATGCCGCATCGGCAGAAGAACCCGACACGATTACATAGTTCTTGTTCTTCTCGGCTACGTTTGCCGACGCACTGTAGGGATTATCGGACACTGCAGTGCCTACCGCGAGCACCGGAGATACGGTATCCACCGTAAACGACACGGACACAGGCGTTAAATCCTCGTTACCGGAAGCATCTATTGCCTTTATAAGGACCGTGTGCAGGCCCTCGGAAAGGCCGTTTAACGCGACCCCGGTTGACTGCGACGGAGCGCTCCATGCGTCTCCATCTATGCTTACGGAATACGAAAGCGACGCCACCGGTGTGTCGTCGTCCGTTCCTGAAAATGATATGTTCACATTCGCGCCGCTATAGGCACCGGGCGCAAAGGTAACGTTCGTATCCGGCGCCACCATGTTCGGGAGCACAACGCTTCCGCCGGCCGCTACCGTAAACACCCTCGGAGCGCTAGACGTATTGTCGTATGTATAAGAATCAACTGCCCTCATATCCACGCTCTGCCCCGTAGCCGTGTCCGTAAGCGTAAGGGTTACGGTACCGGGAACCGAGTTCACTATCCAGTTGATGGTATGAGGGGCAACATTTGTCGCCACTACCGAGAACTCCCACTGCTTGGGAAGGTTCGTGTCCTTTATATCCACCCAGTAATACGTCTTATCTAGCCCCCAGGACGTGTGGTCGAAGTACGCCATCACGGGGCTGCCCTGCATAAAAGTGGTGTAAAGATCGTATCCGCCGCCGTCGAAACCGTCGGTTGCGTGTATGGCCGAGCCAAGCATCAACCGCGCCGAATCGTTATTATACCTTACCCATATGTCCGAGAGCCATATGGCCTTGGCATCGGAGACCTTTGGAGAGGCAGAGAGCATTACGGCAGCGAGTACCAGAGCAGCTAATATTTTCCTTATCATAGTGTTTTCACCCTCTTAAGCGTCGTTTACTGTTTAGGCACCGCGAGATAATAATCCGCAACGGTCGCATCCGTGCCGCGGGTTACCCAGTAACCCCACCACGGCCTCATGAACACATTGACACAACTTACGGCAGTACAGGTCTCGTTTGTCGTCGTCTTGTCATTGGCCCAGTACTTTATCGTTCCAGACATCCTGTTAGCAGTAACGGCAGCGGTCCAGAGCTCGCCGACCGTACACGGGTTCGAACCAAGCGCCGTTGTCGCAGTGAAGGTTCCACCCCTGCAGACATATACCTTGGACCAGTCTATGTTCCTAAGATACGGGTTGCCAACAAGGCTCTCGGACTCGGCTACGTCGTTACGCATATCGACCTTGGTCCAGTTTGCCGTGTTCTCGGTAAGGGTTGCTCCGTCGGAATCGAGAACGCTAACCCAGTTGTAAGAAAGAATATAGAAACCCTCGCCTGGAAGTATCGTGCTAAAGGCATTGGTCGACGTTACAACATTCAACGTGCCGGGATCTGCTAAGCCGGTATCGGTCAGCGTATATACATTCACCGTAGCGTTCAGGTCGGTGCCGAATGCCTGGGCAAAGGTCGCCGCACCGTACGTATACGGCAGGCTCACCACGTTCCAACCGCTCCTTAATGCGGTCTTACCGGTTGCAACGCCTCCGGCAACAGCCGATGTGTTTGCAGCGTCGTCGGTACTCTTGACACTTGCGTAGTAGATGGTGTTTGGCCAGAGCATCCTGCCCTCTTCCGTGGCTACGCAGGCCCCTGCGCCGTTATCCTTACAGCTAAGAGTGAATGTCTCGTCAGCTCCTGGTGTTGCCGGAGATGGCGGCTCAAATGCAGCAGGAAGCGTCAATGTGCCCCAATTCGTAGTAAACCAGGCCGTGGTCAGGTTCGCCGCATAATCATAGGCGTCCTTAAACTGCACGTCGTAGGAAGCCA contains these protein-coding regions:
- a CDS encoding cytochrome c biogenesis protein ResB — its product is MFRSEEKKGLTFWSSIVFHISMMVIVAVFSIAELTQFDAMALLPQDVDVDAQGSTFVTVAPSPLARAVPAINLRMEWLKTKYDEGNIASERDAMLHVNFVKDGEHFSLSRVIGVNRPAGMEGYQFMLIGGGVTPLFKVRDKDGKVLFEQYIKISEDFMAESPIDMPGSGLYMQARFFPDLEERGQYTYGTKSLGMNNPAFGLRIVDGREPFKEAWRGVLKPGEKARIGNLTLEFADLKQIAIVRITSDTTYWSVFSMWVLVMSALVIRYGPGIFRPERN
- the ccsA gene encoding cytochrome c biogenesis protein CcsA, which translates into the protein MLRILEGICLWAGVTGYTVSFVLALAALVFRKDKYYAHSWLASVGALVLHTLTIAIRWVESGHAPVLWTYEHALFSSWFIALIMVLFAWRLPSVRVMGVVVAPVILLVLGYGLMSHGTATEPLPPPYKGNWLWLHVFFAWIAYSAFTVSAGSAILQLLKASGKMAWTRRLPDEKTLDDLTFRIICFGFIGLTFEMGAGALWAYGLWGRYWGWDRMETWTLVSWFIYAIYLHLRAIHGWRGQRMAWVAILGYIVMFVAFGGLAMMKGLHAPLL
- a CDS encoding cytochrome c3 family protein, whose amino-acid sequence is MAYFYFASSAEATGGAYPNTKHGGSTAVDAGVWCPAAPCGVDRTFGGEYGYYSDAADGGKYQAGECSHCHDLHMSFGGSEQKPTNASAPTTDTTTTPDMYSLFAPGTREYCYYCHETMSLGMPPDPAKTGWGYWRVYQGKTKYDASAHVTSGNMKWPGANAALSGNITTFPRNFNRNALGLNAGDCVNCHTPHGMQGDGVAATTYDTTTIASANQTVAAARPDITTNYLIPRMLVAWEEALCLNCHRSAGTGGTTATPDIATQLPKLSGHPIDDLTLVGRHRTSEYNDVTTTGQIAGVQWNSIAAGTRHSECVDCHNPHVAQAITVTSPAGINADRTNYTKAQRSAEMIRIRGPLLGSWGAKPATHVGVYASLGAGFFAANWPAPAAAGYPYPTTGWVTSYSKVSFDSVSGTDMYEAYLCLKCHSYFAFGAAGPAATVTTGSGTYPQTEVTRDFNPRNLGYHPVFNRGQNRPGALNATFDTAFNNARGIYLDSYITCTDCHASDVQTDPRGPHGSANAYLLRGNEAGGVSTWLCYNCHLQAVYGSTGGAGPGLPSHVIHPPDNTRLDVYAAAKLPTAPMPAIGCMNCHGGGRFGGIHGSNEPVAFGVSSRGSRLINGAAWTGWNGTAAAPACWTIANTGVIAGYTNYTLCTQNHGAAANNNGYTYTYTPVNYDP